The following proteins are encoded in a genomic region of Drosophila willistoni isolate 14030-0811.24 chromosome 3R, UCI_dwil_1.1, whole genome shotgun sequence:
- the LOC6646854 gene encoding mitochondrial glutamate carrier 1, whose translation MADKKPESFKILPKIINGGIAGIIGVSCVFPLDLVKTRLQNQQIGPNGERMYSSIFDCFRKTIASEGFFGMYRGSAVNNLLIAPEKGIKLATNDYFRYRLASDDGKITLPKQALAGGLAGALQIIVTTPMELLKIQMQDAGRIADSSQASDKKVKKLTASQIAKQLLREKGIIGLYKGVGATAVRDITFSIIYFPLFATINNEGPRKADGSGEAVFYWSLISGLVAGMSSALLATPLDVIKTRVQAIKKADGEKEFEGIIDCINKTMKHEGITAFFKGGLCRMMVIAPLFGIAQMVYFLGVGERLLGIEQKKSV comes from the exons ATGGCCGATAAAAAACCCGAAAGTTTTAA AATCCTGCCCAAGATCATAAATGGcggaatagcgggtataattGGAGTTTCGTGTGTATTTCCCTTGGATTTGGTTAAGACACGTCtacaaaatcaacaaattgGTCCAAATGGCGAGCGAATGTACAGCAGCAT CTTCGATTGCTTTCGCAAGACAATTGCTTCGGAAGGTTTCTTTGGCATGTATCGCGGTTCGGCAGTGAATAATTTACTCATAGCACCCGAGAAGGGCATCAAGTTGGCAACCAATGATTATTTTCGATATCGTTTGGCCTCGGATGATGGCAAAATCACACTTCCCAAACAGGCTTTGGCCGGTGGATTGGCGGGGGCACTTCAAATAATTGTGACCACACCCATGGAGCtgttgaaaattcaaatgcaaGATGCTGGACGCATAGCCGATTCGTCCCAGGCATCCGACAAGAAAGTGAAAAAGTTAACAGCATCTCAAATAGCAAAGCAGCTTTTGAGAGAAAAGGGTATCATTGGTTTGTATAAGGGAGTGGGCGCCACTGCGGTGAGGGATATAACCTTTTCGATAATATATTTTCCATTATTTGCAACCATTAATAATGAGGGACCTCGAAAAGCGGATGGCTCCGGCGAAGCAGTGTTCTACTGGTCGTTGATCTCGGGTTTAGTAGCTGGTATGTCTTCAGCATTGTTGGCCACGCCTCTGGATGTGATTAAGACACGTGTGCAGGCCATTAAAAAAGCCGATGGGGAAAAGGAATTCGAAGGAATTATCGACTGCATTAACAAGACCATGAAACATGAGGGGATTACGGCATTTTTTAAAGGCGGCTTGTGCCGAATGATGGTAATAGCTCCACTCTTCGGCATTGCTCAAATGGTCTACTTCTTGGGTGTGGGTGAACGTTTGCTAGGCATAGAGcaaaaaaaatctgtgtaa
- the LOC6646855 gene encoding mitochondrial glutamate carrier 1, with protein MASIQQQQQKQQPLQQPKQQQFALLPKIINGGIAGIIGVTCVFPLDLVKTRLQNQQVGPNGERMYNSMIDCFRKTYAAEGYFGMYRGSGVNILLITPEKAIKLTANDYFRHKLTTKDGKLPLTSQMVAGGLAGAFQIIVTTPMELLKIQMQDAGRVAAAAKLAGKTVEKVSATQLATQLIKDKGIFGLYKGIGATGLRDVTFSVIYFPLFATLNDLGPRRKDGSGEAVFWCSFLAGLAAGSTAALAVNPFDVVKTRLQAIKKADGEKEFKGISDCITKTLKHEGPTAFFKGGLCRMIVIAPLFGIAQTVYYLGVAEGLLGVEKK; from the exons ATGGCCtcaatacaacaacaacaacaaaaacaacagccaCTTCAACAacccaaacaacaacaatttgc ACTATTGCCCAAGATCATTAATGGTGGCATAGCCGGCATTATTGGGGTAACATGTGTATTTCCACTGGATTTGGTCAAGACGCGACTGCAGAATCAGCAAGTGGGTCCAAATGGCGAACGAATGTACAACAGCAT GATCGATTGCTTCCGCAAGACATATGCGGCTGAAGGATATTTTGGAATGTATCGCGGCTCTGGTGTCAATATTCTATTAATTACACCCGAGAAGGCCATTAAATTGACAGCTAATGACTATTTTCGTCATAAGTTGACCACCAAGGATGGAAAACTGCCATTGACAAGTCAAATGGTAGCCGGTGGTTTGGCTGGTGCTTTCCAAATTATTGTCACAACTCCAATGGAATTGCTCAAGATTCAAATGCAGGATGCAGGAcgtgtggctgctgctgccaagTTGGCCGGCAAGACCGTGGAGAAGGTATCGGCCACCCAATTGGCTACACAACTTATCAAAGACAAGGGCATTTTCGGCTTGTATAAGGGCATTGGCGCAACTGGGCTAAGGGATGTCACCTTTTCGGTTATCTACTTTCCATTATTTGCCACACTCAACGATTTGGGACCGAGGCGTAAAGATGGTTCCGGTGAAGCTGTTTTCTGGTGTTCATTCTTGGCCGGCTTGGCGGCTGGTTCGACGGCGGCCTTGGCTGTCAATCCATTTGATGTGGTCAAGACACGTCTGCAGGCCATAAAGAAGGCCGACGGTGAGAAGGAGTTCAAGGGCATTTCCGATTGCATAAC TAAAACTTTGAAACACGAGGGACCGACAGCTTTCTTCAAGGGAGGACTTTGCCGTATGATTGTGATTGCTCCATTGTTTGGCATTGCACAAACCGTATACTATTTGGGAGTAGCCGAAGGTTTGCTTGGAGtggaaaagaaataa
- the LOC6647779 gene encoding uncharacterized protein LOC6647779: MKLQNGILILMGCSMLLMVHATGNKHHQQQQQQNQEIWEQDLSDTFKIEGSDQGIQKVNLKCGANSMNVMLETEKPFTGVMYTRGSFYKQTPPCFMKPTQQQGSRSLEMNFELDQCQTLKEGELYTNIVVIQNDPELITPGDSAFSLECDFRQPRSLDVEASMQTRDRVATGSKITLTSPDPAAPTEHLHNSVFSPSDTVEYIPKFSKPNETIRLGSVEQVELHERDEL, encoded by the exons ATGAAACTACAAAAtggaattttaattttaatgggCTGCAGCATGTTGCTTATGGTTCATGCAACTGGCAATAAGcaccatcaacaacaacaacaacagaatcAAG AAATCTGGGAACAAGACCTTTCGGACACTTTCAAAATCGAGGGCAGCGATCAGGGCATACAGAAGGTCAATCTAAAATGTGGAGCAAACTCAATGAACGTGATGCTGGAAACGGAGAAACCCTTCACAGGTGTCATGTACACCCGTGGAAGTTTCTATAAGCAGACGCCACCTTGCTTCATGAAGCCAACACAACAGCAGGGATCTCGGTCGCTCGAAATGAATTTCGAGTTGGATCAATGTCAGACCCTTAAGGAAGGTGAACTCTATACTAATATTGTGGTAATCCAAAATGATCCGGAATTGATAACACCCGGAGATTCGGCTTTCTCGTTGGAATGTGATTTCCGTCAGCCACGAAGCTTGGATGTTGAGGCCAGTATGCAGACCAGGGATAG AGTTGCGACAGGTTCCAAAATTACACTCACTAGTCCTGATCCAGCAGCACCTACGGAACACTTACACAATTCGGTGTTTAGTCCAAGTGATACAGTTGAATATATACCAAAGTTTAGTAAACCAAATGAAACCATACGCTTGGGCTCTGTGGAGCAAGTCGAACTCCATGAAAGAGATGAACTctaa
- the LOC6647780 gene encoding solute carrier family 35 member F6 encodes MNREVVQSLIFVLSGTFNVLVVKWGYNLEVEGRDGEKYRFFHPVFLTFLMFFGNLLSLCSRNSGRNEEQLLYDRAEFKPLKMLLPALLDAIASILLFTGLYLTYATSFQMIRGSAMMFVGFFGTILLNQSLGSRHWLAIISISCGVIHIISMDLLRVDYDQSSLAHYDRNSILTGDLLIITAELLHAMQYVYEEKIVKTTDVSIRQANGWKGLFGMIITLLLAVCFNYVPSSFNESSRGVFDDWIDVWYQLKANVWLNTALIMFFISCAAYDYVGMAIMKFSSTGNRLLADYLRVYFIWIFVILLEWEVFNLMTMLGLIILQMGIVLYRHAIFADWLRATVARWQRSRYMDLNEEQRDTNVPPSRPADVI; translated from the exons atgaaTCGCGAAGTTGTTCAGTCgctgatttttgttttaagcgGCACTTTTAATGTTCTGGTGGTGAA ATGGGGCTACAATCTTGAGGTAGAGGGCAGAGATGGTGAAAAATATAGATTCTTTCACCCTGTATTTTTGACTTTTCTAATGTTTTTTGGAAATCTTCTGAGTTTGTGTTCTCGGAACAGTGGACGG AATGAGGAACAACTGCTTTACGACCGAGCTGAGTTTAAGCCTTTAAAAATGCTTCTTCCTGCTTTGCTGGATGCCATCGCTTCCATTTTACTATTTACTGGCTTGTACCTAACATATGCCACCAGCTTTCAGATGATAAGAG GTTCTGCAATGATGTTTGTGGGCTTTTTCGGCACCATATTATTAAATCAGAGCCTGGGGTCACGCCACTGGTTAGCTATAATCAGCATTTCATGCGGCGTAATACACATCATTAGTATGGATTTGCTTCGAGTAGACTACGATCAATCGAGTTTGGCACATTATGACCGCAATTCCATCTTGACAGGAGATTTACTTATTATAACTGCTGAACTCCTGCATGCCATGCAGTATGTCTACGAGGAGAAGATCGTAAAGACGACAGACGTCTCCATAAGACAGGCAAACGGTTGGAAGGGTTTATTTGGTATGATTATAACTCTTTTATTGGCGGTTTGTTTCAATTATGTGCCATCTTCATTCAATGAGAGTTCACGCGGAGTTTTCGATGATTGGATTGATGTGTGGTATCAATTGAAGGCAAATGTGTGGCTTAATACTGCATTGATAATGTTCTTCATAAGTTGTGCCGCCTATGATTATGTGGGAATGGCAATTATGAAATTCTCTTCCACTGGCAATCGTCTATTGGCCGATTACTTGCGCGTATATTTTATATGGATTTTTGTCATACTGCTAGAATGGGAAGTTTTTAACTTAATGACAATGCTGGGCTTAATAATACTTCAAATGGGCATTGTTTTATATCGTCATGCTATATTTGCGGATTGGCTTAGGGCAACAGTGGCCCGCTGGCAGCGTAGTCGTTATATGGACCTAAACGAAGAGCAAAGGGACACAAATGTACCACCAAGCAGGCCAGCAGATGTTATCTAA
- the LOC6647778 gene encoding L-galactose dehydrogenase: MSGILPATYVKGFHNEEQVKRMEYRKLGKTGLEISKISFGGGALCRFYGFDLDEAIKTVHAALKSGINYIDTAPFYGQGQSETVLGKALKDVPRDAYYIATKVARYGSDFENMFDFSAKKTRESVENSLKLLGLNYLDVVQIHDIEFAESLDIVLNETLPTLEQLVKEGKLKYIGVSAYPISPLKECISRASGRFDTVLCYSRYTLTDQTLLDYLDFFKSQNLGIICAAAHDLGLLTNAGPQPWHPASAEQKQFVRQASDYCIKNGVELGKLAMYYTLKLKDASTFLTGMQTTQLLQVNLDAFYNGLNAKEQEVFDHLTKNIFTKPFNWEGNELAIYWAALKKK; the protein is encoded by the exons AATATTGCCGGCTACCTACGTCAAGGGTTTCCACAATGAAGAGCAAGTCAAGCGTATGGAATATCGTAAATTAGGCAAAACTGGCCTGGAAATCTCGAAAATCTCTTTCGGTGGGGGAGCATTGTGTAGATTTTATGG GTTTGATCTGGATGAGGCAATTAAGACAGTGCATGCGGCCTTGAAATCGGGTATTAACTATATAGATACAGCTCCATTCTATGGTCAGGGTCAATCGGAAACTGTGCTGGGAAAAGCGCTCAAAGATGTTCCCCGAGATGCGTATTATATTGCCACCAAAGTGGCTCGCTATGGAAGTGACTTTGAGAATATGTTTGACTTCAGTGCCAAAAAGACACGGGAAAGTGTCGAGAATAGTTTGAAACTGTTGGGTCTGAATTATTTGGATGTCGTGCAAATCCATGACATTGAATTTGCAGAGAGTTTGGATATTGTTCTAAACGAAACGTTGCCCACATTGGAGCAGCTGGTTAAAGAGGGCAAACTCAAGTATATTGGTGTCTCCGCTTATCCCATTTCCCCGTTAAAGGAATGTATATCACGAGCTTCCGGAAGATTTGAT ACGGTTCTCTGCTACTCTAGATACACTTTGACCGATCAAACTCTGTTGGATTACTTGGACTTTTTCAAATCGCAAAATCTGGGAATCATTTGTGCTGCAGCCCATGATCTGGGTCTTCTAACAAATGCTGGACCCCAGCCTTGGCATCCTGCCAGTGCTGAGCAAAAGCAATTTGTACGCCAAGCCTCCGATTATTGTATTAAAAATGGAGTTGAACTCGGCAAATTGGCCATGTACTATACCCTGAAGTTGAAAGATGCATCGACTTTTCTAACTGGCATGCAGACAACTCAATTATTGCAAGTAAATTTGGATGCCTTTTACAATGGACTCAATGCCAAGGAGCAGGAAGTGTTTGATCACTTGACCAAAAA CATTTTCACCAAGCCTTTCAATTGGGAAGGCAACGAACTGGCAATCTACTGGGCCGCCTTAAAAAAGAAGTAA